TCGGCTGACGGAACTGCCGCTATTGACCGCGCGGGTGGCGGTGGCGGATGTGTACGATGCGGTCCGGACCGCCCGAAGTTATCAGCCAGCGAGGAGTGCGGTAGAGGCACAGGCGATCTTGCGGAAGGTCGCGCTCCCGCCGCACGTGGTGGAGGCCGTGCTGCTGGCGGCGGAGCTA
The Deinococcus ruber DNA segment above includes these coding regions:
- a CDS encoding HD-GYP domain-containing protein — encoded protein: MVQGHPVEGEMIVRTGWPDAPVALLNAVRHHHERTDGCGYPDRLTELPLLTARVAVADVYDAVRTARSYQPARSAVEAQAILRKVALPPHVVEAVLLAAELLQDVWCEEQMDSGAA